The following proteins are co-located in the Bacteroidota bacterium genome:
- a CDS encoding integration host factor subunit beta has protein sequence MIKTDVVSQISKKTGLEKRDVKEVVEVFFDIVKDSLIQGENAYFRGFGSFTLKKRAKKIGRNITKNTSIVVPEHYIPYFKPSKSFASKVKEMVKA, from the coding sequence GTGATTAAAACGGATGTTGTTTCTCAGATCTCCAAGAAAACTGGATTAGAAAAAAGAGACGTTAAAGAAGTTGTAGAAGTCTTTTTTGATATTGTAAAAGATTCACTTATTCAAGGTGAAAACGCCTATTTCAGAGGATTCGGTAGCTTCACGCTTAAGAAAAGAGCCAAGAAAATAGGAAGAAATATAACGAAGAACACATCAATTGTAGTGCCTGAACATTATATTCCATATTTCAAGCCATCAAAATCATTTGCGTCTAAAGTAAAAGAAATGGTTAAAGCTTAA
- the lpxK gene encoding tetraacyldisaccharide 4'-kinase — MKQIRIIFLFPFSFIYGLITFVRNKLFDFGILASQSFSIPIISVGNLAVGGSGKTPMIIYLVDYLISQNKNIAVLSRGYKRETKGYKLLIENGNPAEFGDEVVMIQNKFPQIKVAVAEKRVEGVKQLLNSFPDMDIILLDDAFQHRTIKPGFSLLLTDYYKPFWKDLIMPSGYLREWMFGYKRADVLLVTKTPENAKTDVGKLSERFQKPLFETGIEYQSIFSANGKELDINQLNEYAILLFTGIDKPKPLLEYVEKRVSKLKFIQFPDHHQFSESDINRIASEFTNLKQEKSLILTSEKDFSRIKNSDVENKFKELPLHYISIRLVFLDQGSEQNFKKKITDYVR, encoded by the coding sequence ATGAAACAAATCCGAATCATATTTTTATTTCCATTTTCGTTCATATACGGGCTTATTACCTTTGTCAGAAATAAACTATTTGACTTTGGCATTTTGGCTTCCCAATCCTTTTCTATTCCTATAATATCTGTTGGAAATTTAGCAGTTGGAGGAAGTGGTAAAACGCCAATGATAATTTATTTGGTCGATTATTTAATCAGCCAGAATAAAAATATTGCCGTATTAAGCAGAGGTTATAAAAGGGAAACAAAAGGCTACAAACTCCTTATTGAAAACGGAAATCCAGCCGAATTTGGTGATGAAGTGGTGATGATTCAAAACAAGTTTCCCCAGATTAAAGTAGCTGTAGCCGAAAAACGAGTTGAAGGCGTCAAGCAATTACTCAATAGCTTTCCTGATATGGATATCATTCTATTGGATGATGCTTTCCAGCACCGGACAATTAAGCCTGGATTCAGTTTATTATTAACAGATTATTATAAACCATTCTGGAAAGATCTTATTATGCCATCAGGTTATTTGCGTGAATGGATGTTCGGATATAAAAGAGCCGATGTGCTGCTTGTAACCAAAACACCTGAAAATGCAAAAACTGATGTAGGAAAATTGTCCGAACGATTTCAAAAACCACTATTTGAAACAGGTATTGAATATCAATCAATTTTTTCAGCCAATGGCAAAGAGCTTGATATTAACCAATTGAATGAATACGCAATTTTATTATTTACAGGCATTGACAAACCAAAACCATTGCTTGAATATGTAGAAAAAAGAGTGTCAAAACTGAAGTTCATTCAGTTTCCAGATCACCATCAATTTTCTGAATCGGATATTAATAGAATTGCATCGGAGTTTACTAATTTAAAACAAGAAAAATCATTAATCCTTACATCTGAGAAAGATTTTAGTCGAATAAAGAATAGTGATGTAGAGAACAAATTCAAAGAATTACCTTTGCATTATATTTCTATTCGTCTGGTATTTTTAGATCAGGGATCAGAACAGAATTTCAAAAAGAAAATTACAGATTATGTTAGATAG
- a CDS encoding Rne/Rng family ribonuclease — protein sequence MKRNLIIQSTKQGLDIALLEDDKLVEFHQDVANKEYLVGDIYLGRIKKILPGLNASFVDIGYSKNAFLHYHDLGPDIRNFISFTNKTLRGDHVKPDISAFKKFQQISKGGEIGKALEVDQQVMVQVIKEPISTKGHRISSQITLAGRYIVLIPFSEGVSVSKRIRDRKERKRLTDIFMDIKSANFCVIVRTAAENKDGHLLEKDFMSIMKRWNEIVHNLTEKKTKLLGEYNKATSILRDMLNDSFDSIVVNDKTSHGELQEYLEKIFPEKQKILKFQDGKNLFESYRIDRQIKSLFGKIINFGKGAYLVIEHTEAMTVVDVNSGSKTNRDADREENVLSINIDAAEEVARQLRLRDIGGLIVVDFIDMRSYENQKILFEKMKVAMRKDKTQHACLPISKFGLMEITRQRVKPVIDLSITETCPVCRGSGEVKPTILVVDDIEHSLNFIHSELKEKRITIRVHPFISTYLRAGIIPHNFRWMFKYKMLIRIKSSQALHLIDYKILDKNGKDLEEF from the coding sequence TTGAAACGAAATTTAATTATCCAGTCCACTAAACAAGGACTGGACATTGCATTATTAGAGGACGATAAACTTGTTGAGTTTCATCAGGATGTAGCCAACAAGGAATATCTTGTTGGTGATATCTATCTGGGCAGAATCAAGAAAATACTTCCCGGCTTAAATGCTTCCTTTGTCGATATAGGATACAGTAAAAATGCTTTTTTGCATTACCATGATCTGGGTCCTGATATTCGGAATTTCATTAGTTTTACGAACAAAACCCTTAGGGGAGACCATGTTAAGCCAGATATTTCTGCATTTAAGAAGTTTCAGCAAATTAGCAAAGGTGGTGAAATAGGTAAAGCACTTGAGGTCGACCAACAGGTTATGGTTCAGGTTATCAAAGAACCAATTTCAACCAAAGGGCACCGTATTAGTTCCCAAATTACATTAGCAGGTCGATATATTGTATTGATTCCCTTCTCCGAAGGCGTTTCTGTATCCAAACGCATACGTGATAGAAAAGAACGCAAAAGGCTGACAGATATATTTATGGATATCAAGTCGGCAAATTTTTGTGTTATTGTCAGAACAGCTGCCGAAAATAAAGATGGTCATCTTCTGGAAAAAGACTTCATGTCTATCATGAAACGGTGGAATGAGATTGTCCATAATCTTACTGAGAAAAAGACCAAACTCCTTGGGGAATACAATAAAGCTACCTCTATTTTAAGAGACATGCTTAATGATTCCTTTGACTCAATTGTTGTGAACGACAAAACAAGTCATGGAGAATTGCAGGAATACCTGGAAAAAATATTCCCTGAAAAGCAGAAAATACTCAAATTTCAGGATGGAAAAAATTTGTTTGAGAGTTATCGGATTGACAGACAAATAAAATCGTTATTTGGTAAAATCATCAATTTTGGCAAAGGTGCCTATCTGGTAATTGAACATACAGAAGCCATGACCGTGGTGGACGTAAACAGTGGGAGTAAAACAAATCGGGATGCGGATAGGGAAGAAAATGTTTTAAGCATCAATATCGATGCTGCCGAAGAAGTAGCCCGACAATTACGACTACGTGATATTGGTGGATTGATCGTTGTTGATTTTATCGACATGAGATCCTACGAAAATCAAAAGATACTGTTTGAAAAAATGAAAGTAGCCATGCGTAAGGACAAAACGCAACATGCCTGCCTTCCTATCAGTAAATTTGGTTTAATGGAAATTACACGCCAACGTGTAAAACCTGTCATTGACCTTTCAATTACAGAAACTTGTCCGGTTTGCCGTGGTTCAGGCGAAGTAAAACCGACTATTTTGGTTGTCGATGATATTGAGCACAGCTTGAACTTTATTCACAGCGAATTAAAAGAAAAACGGATCACCATTCGTGTGCATCCATTTATAAGTACTTATTTAAGAGCAGGTATAATTCCACATAATTTTAGGTGGATGTTTAAATACAAAATGCTGATTCGCATTAAGTCATCCCAGGCTTTGCACCTGATTGATTATAAGATTTTGGATAAAAATGGAAAAGACCTTGAAGAGTTTTAA
- a CDS encoding purine-nucleoside phosphorylase, which yields MLDRIKESADFIKVQIDFTPQFGIILGTGLGGLVKEIDIAFTLDYDKIPNFPVSTVESHAGRLVFGELGGKKVVAMQGRFHYYEGYSFQEITFPVRVFKFLGIDKLFVSNACGSVNPKMKTCDLMIINDHINLLGGNPLRGKNINELGPRFPDMAEPYDKGMINKAQQIVENGDFGDITVHTGVYASVQGPNLETRAEYKYIQIIGADVVGMSTIPEVLVARHMGIPCFAISVITDEGFHDELEEVSVEDVISAANKSEPYMTKIIRELITGMN from the coding sequence ATGTTAGATAGGATCAAGGAATCAGCAGATTTCATCAAAGTGCAAATTGACTTTACACCTCAATTCGGTATTATATTAGGTACAGGATTGGGAGGATTAGTGAAGGAAATTGATATTGCATTTACCTTAGATTACGATAAAATCCCCAATTTTCCTGTGTCGACTGTAGAAAGCCATGCCGGCAGATTGGTTTTTGGCGAATTAGGCGGGAAAAAAGTAGTCGCTATGCAAGGCCGCTTTCATTATTACGAGGGCTATTCATTTCAGGAAATTACCTTTCCTGTCCGTGTATTCAAGTTTTTAGGCATCGACAAACTTTTTGTATCCAATGCCTGTGGCTCTGTAAATCCTAAAATGAAAACCTGTGATTTAATGATTATCAACGATCATATAAATTTATTGGGTGGAAATCCGCTTAGAGGTAAGAATATTAATGAGTTAGGTCCTCGCTTTCCTGATATGGCAGAACCTTACGATAAGGGAATGATTAATAAGGCTCAACAAATAGTTGAAAATGGAGACTTTGGAGATATTACCGTACATACAGGAGTTTATGCCAGTGTGCAGGGGCCAAATCTCGAAACCCGTGCAGAATATAAGTACATTCAAATCATTGGTGCAGATGTTGTAGGAATGTCTACTATTCCTGAAGTTTTGGTAGCCAGACATATGGGTATTCCTTGTTTCGCAATTTCAGTTATTACAGACGAAGGATTTCATGATGAGTTGGAAGAAGTTTCAGTAGAGGATGTTATTTCTGCTGCTAATAAATCGGAACCCTATATGACAAAAATCATTCGGGAACTGATTACAGGAATGAACTAA
- a CDS encoding calcium-binding EGF-like domain-containing protein: MKWKFILLLMAVSSLSILTFQNCNKPDPCEGVVCLNGGVCVDGFCDCPEGYTGDNCQLQVAPKEIVIKKFAINGYPASNGGNPWDTHDGPDLYVKVLQGKTEVYRYHKTILNAVDGYVYDMIPLTGQNPSLDPDTEYTLELWDDDSDQGMNDQKVHTSVKFKPYKDNTNFPDTINVKSFLWDMDISLYLNYVHN, encoded by the coding sequence ATGAAGTGGAAATTTATCCTCCTATTAATGGCAGTATCAAGTTTAAGTATTTTAACTTTTCAAAATTGCAATAAACCCGATCCTTGCGAAGGAGTGGTTTGTTTAAATGGAGGCGTCTGTGTAGATGGCTTTTGCGATTGTCCTGAAGGTTATACCGGAGATAATTGTCAGTTACAAGTAGCACCCAAAGAAATTGTCATTAAAAAATTTGCTATCAATGGCTATCCTGCCTCAAATGGTGGCAACCCATGGGATACACATGATGGTCCAGATCTTTACGTTAAAGTTTTACAAGGCAAAACAGAAGTTTATCGCTATCACAAAACTATCCTCAATGCAGTTGATGGTTATGTTTACGATATGATTCCCTTAACTGGCCAAAACCCATCTCTGGATCCAGACACAGAATATACTCTGGAATTATGGGATGATGATTCGGATCAGGGAATGAATGACCAAAAGGTTCATACTTCGGTTAAGTTTAAACCTTACAAAGACAATACGAACTTCCCAGATACTATTAATGTAAAAAGTTTCTTGTGGGATATGGATATTAGCTTATATCTTAACTACGTACATAACTAA
- a CDS encoding Nif3-like dinuclear metal center hexameric protein, with protein MMILKEIIAKIEEQFPSVYQEDYDNSGLICGSDDLEINGINICVDVTEDVLNEAIKNGQNLIVSHHPILFKGIKKLKGSNYVERILIQAIKNDIAIYAVHTNMDNMWFGINTYLANLFGLKNIQVLKPLEKALYKITVFCPDMKLSDGQYVPGKVRNAMFGAGAGKIGDYDSCSFNYDGYGTYRGLEGTDPFIGSKGKTNVQKEVKIETVVPVHLKSKVINAMLEAHPYEEVAYDVFSLDNAYSKAGAGVIGDLPLEMKETDFLKLIKEKLGSQLIRHSQLLKQKVSKVAICGGSGSFLLKDALMQKAQAFISADFKYHEFFDADHKILISDVGHFESEQFTIDILHDLLIKNFTTFAISKTKVNTNPINYF; from the coding sequence ATTATGATACTCAAAGAAATTATAGCCAAAATTGAAGAACAATTTCCATCTGTTTATCAGGAAGATTATGATAATTCAGGATTGATTTGTGGATCAGATGATCTGGAGATTAATGGAATCAATATTTGTGTAGATGTTACCGAAGACGTTTTAAATGAAGCCATTAAAAATGGACAAAACCTGATCGTATCGCATCACCCTATTTTATTTAAAGGAATTAAAAAACTAAAGGGATCAAATTATGTTGAACGCATATTAATTCAGGCCATTAAAAATGATATAGCCATTTACGCTGTGCATACCAATATGGATAATATGTGGTTCGGAATTAATACCTATTTGGCCAATTTATTTGGATTAAAAAACATACAGGTTTTAAAACCCTTGGAAAAAGCTCTTTATAAGATCACTGTTTTTTGTCCGGACATGAAACTTTCTGATGGACAGTATGTTCCTGGCAAAGTTCGCAATGCTATGTTTGGAGCCGGTGCGGGAAAAATAGGCGATTACGATAGTTGCTCATTCAATTATGATGGCTATGGTACCTATCGCGGTTTGGAAGGAACTGATCCCTTTATTGGAAGTAAAGGAAAAACAAATGTTCAAAAAGAAGTGAAAATTGAAACAGTTGTTCCTGTTCATCTAAAAAGCAAAGTAATTAATGCCATGTTGGAAGCACATCCTTATGAGGAAGTAGCCTATGATGTTTTTAGTCTTGATAATGCATATTCAAAAGCGGGGGCAGGTGTTATTGGCGATTTGCCTTTGGAAATGAAAGAAACAGATTTTCTAAAACTGATTAAAGAAAAACTAGGTTCACAGCTAATTCGTCATTCTCAACTATTAAAGCAGAAAGTGTCTAAAGTTGCCATTTGTGGAGGTTCTGGCAGTTTTCTGCTGAAAGATGCATTGATGCAAAAAGCCCAAGCATTTATTAGTGCTGATTTCAAATATCATGAGTTTTTTGATGCCGACCATAAAATACTGATTTCGGACGTGGGGCACTTTGAAAGTGAGCAGTTTACAATAGACATCCTTCATGATTTATTAATTAAAAATTTCACTACCTTTGCGATCTCAAAAACAAAGGTAAATACGAATCCAATTAATTATTTCTAA
- the yaaA gene encoding peroxide stress protein YaaA, with amino-acid sequence MLVVISPSKNLNEKDSRLVSPYTLPSFTLEAKRLILILKKLSISEISKLMGISLKLAELNYIRYKNFKTPFTIKNSKQAISLFSGDVYQGFDSKTLSDQDLIYANKHLRILSGLYGLIMPLDIIQPYRLEMGTLLENKNGKDLYAYWGNKLTKSLNNYFKNSDSKVLINLASKEYFKALYFTKIKAQVINIHFKEFRNGQLVFLSFNAKKARGLMSRFIIGNRIAQTEDIKQFNVEGYYFDEQRSTFNDWVFVR; translated from the coding sequence ATGCTCGTTGTTATTTCTCCATCTAAAAACTTAAACGAAAAAGACTCACGCTTGGTGTCGCCTTATACCCTGCCCAGCTTTACTTTGGAAGCAAAAAGGCTAATCCTAATACTAAAAAAGTTGAGCATATCGGAGATTAGCAAATTAATGGGCATTAGCTTAAAACTGGCAGAGTTAAACTATATTCGATACAAAAATTTCAAAACACCTTTTACTATTAAAAACTCTAAACAAGCCATCAGTCTGTTTAGTGGCGATGTATATCAAGGTTTTGATTCGAAAACATTAAGCGATCAGGATCTTATTTATGCCAATAAGCACTTGAGAATACTTTCCGGTTTATATGGCTTAATAATGCCTTTGGATATTATTCAGCCCTATCGATTAGAGATGGGAACTCTACTAGAAAATAAAAACGGAAAAGATCTGTATGCCTATTGGGGAAATAAGCTAACAAAATCCCTGAATAATTATTTCAAAAACTCAGATTCAAAAGTTTTGATTAATTTGGCATCGAAGGAATATTTCAAAGCGCTCTACTTTACCAAGATTAAAGCACAGGTTATTAATATTCATTTCAAAGAATTCAGAAATGGCCAATTGGTGTTTTTAAGTTTTAATGCTAAAAAAGCACGTGGGCTTATGTCTCGATTCATTATTGGAAATCGCATAGCCCAAACTGAAGATATAAAACAATTCAATGTAGAAGGCTACTACTTTGATGAGCAACGATCAACTTTTAACGATTGGGTTTTTGTTCGATAG